In one window of Brassica rapa cultivar Chiifu-401-42 chromosome A07, CAAS_Brap_v3.01, whole genome shotgun sequence DNA:
- the LOC103831199 gene encoding photosystem II core complex proteins psbY, chloroplastic, with the protein MAATMATSTKCMSLNTSPPKPLNQTKPISSSKHFITLPTPPKPTASLAVTSTALAGAVFSALSYSEPALAAHQISQLAAAAVSEGSDNRGLALLLPIVPAIGWVLFNILQPALNQINKMRASKGVVVGLGGIGGGLAASGLLTPPPEAVAAAEAAERAGDNRGQLLLFVVAPALLWVLYNILQPALNQLNKMRSQ; encoded by the coding sequence ATGGCGGCGACTATGGCGACATCAACCAAATGCATGTCCCTGAACACATCTCCTCCTAAACccctaaaccaaaccaaacccatCTCCTCCTCAAAACACTTCATCACCCTCCCAACTCCACCAAAACCCACAGCCTCCCTCGCCGTCACAAGCACCGCCCTCGCCGGAGCCGTCTTCTCCGCCCTCAGCTACTCCGAGCCCGCTCTCGCCGCTCACCAAATCTCCCAGCTCGCCGCCGCCGCCGTGTCCGAAGGCAGCGACAACCGCGGCCTAGCTCTTCTCCTCCCGATCGTCCCGGCCATCGGGTGGGTCCTCTTCAACATCCTCCAGCCAGCTCTCAACCAGATCAACAAGATGCGCGCGAGCAAAGGAGTCGTCGTGGGTCTCGGCGGCATCGGTGGTGGTCTCGCTGCGTCGGGGCTCTTGACGCCGCCGCCGGAGGCAGTAGCGGCGGCGGAAGCGGCGGAGAGAGCTGGAGATAACAGGGGACAGTTGTTGCTGTTCGTGGTTGCACCGGCGCTGCTTTGGGTTCTTTACAATATATTGCAGCCGGCTTTGAACCAGCTCAACAAAATGAGGTCTCAGTGA
- the LOC103831200 gene encoding ultraviolet-B receptor UVR8 isoform X2 — MDTTTTTSNSIVSPSTTLQLCSIIPENPLAAMELPLPSFLSLKRHCLGNNSAPGEFFLASCPSIVLHLLTTCDLSPRDLAKLEATCSFFRKPANFSPDLQLSISEVAALDICLKKSIFEHMGEEDRQEIKRKCGGSWKLVLRFLLAGELGCRREKSQALAGPGHSIAVTSKGVVYSFGSNTSGQLGQGTTEDTWQPRPIRSLSGIRIIQAAIGADRTMLISDAGEVYAFGKDCFSQPGLEDQETKLITTPQRVKSLTEIFVVQAAIGYHFTAVLSREGRVYTLSWGKDERLGHGSDRNCVLPHPLLGPLENIPVVQIAAGFCYLLALACQPTGMSVYSVGCGLGGKLGHGTQASEKQPRLIEEFSVLKMEPVMISAGTWHAAAVGRDGRVCTWGWGRFGCLGHGTGESELAPKVVEGLKNVKAVHVATGDYTTFVVSDDGQVYSFGSGEFANLGQGDEDDNTLTPNLVSSLKEIKERVVHVSLTNSISWGGHTFAMTESGTVYAFGTGDRGQLGVELGDNLTERAEPAKVVGIDLS, encoded by the exons ATGGATACTACTACTACAACATCAAATAGTATTGTTAGCCCTTCTACTACGCTACAACTCTGTAGCATCATCCCTGAGAATCCCCTCGCGGCTATGGAGTTGCCATTGCCTTCCTTTCTGTCTCTGAAACGACACTGCCTTGGCAACAACTCTGCTCCCGGAGAGTTCTTCTTGGCTTCTTGTCCTTCCATTGTCCTTCACCTCCTCACAACTTGTGACTTGTCTCCTCGTGACCTTGCCAAACTCGAG GCGACGTGTTCCTTCTTTAGGAAGCCTGCAAACTTCTCTCCGGACCTTCAACTCTCCATCTCAGAGGTCGCAGCTCTCGACATTTGCCTAAAGAAGTCGATATTCGAACACATGGGAGAGGAAGACCGCCAAGAGATCAAAAGGAAGTGCGGAGGCTCCTGGAAGCTGGTTCTGAGGTTCTTGCTAGCTGGTGAATTAGGTTGCAGACGTGAGAAATCACAAGCACTCGCTGGTCCTGGTCACAGCATTGCAGTGACATCAAAAGGAGTTGTTTACTCTTTCGGATCCAACACTTCAGGACAACTCGGACAAGGAACTACTGAAGACACTTGGCAGCCTAGACCAATCAG ATCACTCTCCGGGATCAGGATTATTCAGGCAGCTATTGGCGCTGATAGAACAATGTTAATAAGCGACGCTGGTGAAGTTTATGCCTTTGGGAAAGATTGTTTTAGCCAGCCTGGATTAGAAGACCAAGAAACTAAGCTCATCACAACTCCACAAAGAGTCAAGTCCCTGACGGAGATCTTCGTGGTTCAAGCTGCTATTGGATATCATTTCACAGCGGTTTTGTCTAGAGAAGGGAGAGTCTATACATTATCATGGGGAAAAGATGAGAGACTTGGTCATGGAAGTGACCGTAACTGTGTGTTGCCTCATCCTTTGTTGGGGCCCTTGGAGAACATTCCGGTTGTGCAAATTGCTGCTGGTTTTTGCTATCTTCTTGCTCTGGCATGTCAACCTACCGGCAT GTCGGTTTACTCTGTtggatgcggtttgggtgggAAGCTTGGGCATGGTACACAAGCCAGTGAGAAACAGCCTCGGTTGATAGAGGAGTTCAGTGTTTTGAAGATGGAACCGGTTATGATCTCAGCAGGGACATGGCATGCTGCGGCGGTGGGGAGAGATGGGAGAGTCTGCACGTGGGGTTGGGGACGGTTTGGCTGCTTGGGTCACGGAACCGGAGAGTCTGAGTTGGCTCCCAAGGTGGTTGAGGGATTAAAAAATGTTAAAGCAGTCCACGTCGCCACAGGAGATTACACAACCTTTGTTGTGTCTGATGATGGTCAGGTTTACTCATTTGGTAGTGGAGAGTTCGCCAATCTTGGTCAG GGGGATGAGGATGACAATACACTGACACCAAATCTGGTTTCGTCGTTGAAGGAGATAAAAGAGCGTGTGGTTCATGTGAGTTTGACAAACTCTATATCATGGGGTGGTCATACATTTGCAATGACAGAGTCAGGAACGGTCTATGCGTTTGGGACAGGGGATAGAGGACAGCTTGGGGTGGAGCTTGGTGATAACTTGACGGAAAGAGCTGAACCGGCTAAAGTTGTCGGTATTGATCTTTCTTAA
- the LOC103831200 gene encoding ultraviolet-B receptor UVR8 isoform X1 — MDTTTTTSNSIVSPSTTLQLCSIIPENPLAAMELPLPSFLSLKRHCLGNNSAPGEFFLASCPSIVLHLLTTCDLSPRDLAKLEATCSFFRKPANFSPDLQLSISEVAALDICLKKSIFEHMGEEDRQEIKRKCGGSWKLVLRFLLAGELGCRREKSQALAGPGHSIAVTSKGVVYSFGSNTSGQLGQGTTEDTWQPRPIRSLSGIRIIQAAIGADRTMLISDAGEVYAFGKDCFSQPGLEDQETKLITTPQRVKSLTEIFVVQAAIGYHFTAVLSREGRVYTLSWGKDERLGHGSDRNCVLPHPLLGPLENIPVVQIAAGFCYLLALACQPTGMSVYSVGCGLGGKLGHGTQASEKQPRLIEEFSVLKMEPVMISAGTWHAAAVGRDGRVCTWGWGRFGCLGHGTGESELAPKVVEGLKNVKAVHVATGDYTTFVVSDDGQVYSFGSGEFANLGQQGDEDDNTLTPNLVSSLKEIKERVVHVSLTNSISWGGHTFAMTESGTVYAFGTGDRGQLGVELGDNLTERAEPAKVVGIDLS, encoded by the exons ATGGATACTACTACTACAACATCAAATAGTATTGTTAGCCCTTCTACTACGCTACAACTCTGTAGCATCATCCCTGAGAATCCCCTCGCGGCTATGGAGTTGCCATTGCCTTCCTTTCTGTCTCTGAAACGACACTGCCTTGGCAACAACTCTGCTCCCGGAGAGTTCTTCTTGGCTTCTTGTCCTTCCATTGTCCTTCACCTCCTCACAACTTGTGACTTGTCTCCTCGTGACCTTGCCAAACTCGAG GCGACGTGTTCCTTCTTTAGGAAGCCTGCAAACTTCTCTCCGGACCTTCAACTCTCCATCTCAGAGGTCGCAGCTCTCGACATTTGCCTAAAGAAGTCGATATTCGAACACATGGGAGAGGAAGACCGCCAAGAGATCAAAAGGAAGTGCGGAGGCTCCTGGAAGCTGGTTCTGAGGTTCTTGCTAGCTGGTGAATTAGGTTGCAGACGTGAGAAATCACAAGCACTCGCTGGTCCTGGTCACAGCATTGCAGTGACATCAAAAGGAGTTGTTTACTCTTTCGGATCCAACACTTCAGGACAACTCGGACAAGGAACTACTGAAGACACTTGGCAGCCTAGACCAATCAG ATCACTCTCCGGGATCAGGATTATTCAGGCAGCTATTGGCGCTGATAGAACAATGTTAATAAGCGACGCTGGTGAAGTTTATGCCTTTGGGAAAGATTGTTTTAGCCAGCCTGGATTAGAAGACCAAGAAACTAAGCTCATCACAACTCCACAAAGAGTCAAGTCCCTGACGGAGATCTTCGTGGTTCAAGCTGCTATTGGATATCATTTCACAGCGGTTTTGTCTAGAGAAGGGAGAGTCTATACATTATCATGGGGAAAAGATGAGAGACTTGGTCATGGAAGTGACCGTAACTGTGTGTTGCCTCATCCTTTGTTGGGGCCCTTGGAGAACATTCCGGTTGTGCAAATTGCTGCTGGTTTTTGCTATCTTCTTGCTCTGGCATGTCAACCTACCGGCAT GTCGGTTTACTCTGTtggatgcggtttgggtgggAAGCTTGGGCATGGTACACAAGCCAGTGAGAAACAGCCTCGGTTGATAGAGGAGTTCAGTGTTTTGAAGATGGAACCGGTTATGATCTCAGCAGGGACATGGCATGCTGCGGCGGTGGGGAGAGATGGGAGAGTCTGCACGTGGGGTTGGGGACGGTTTGGCTGCTTGGGTCACGGAACCGGAGAGTCTGAGTTGGCTCCCAAGGTGGTTGAGGGATTAAAAAATGTTAAAGCAGTCCACGTCGCCACAGGAGATTACACAACCTTTGTTGTGTCTGATGATGGTCAGGTTTACTCATTTGGTAGTGGAGAGTTCGCCAATCTTGGTCAG CAGGGGGATGAGGATGACAATACACTGACACCAAATCTGGTTTCGTCGTTGAAGGAGATAAAAGAGCGTGTGGTTCATGTGAGTTTGACAAACTCTATATCATGGGGTGGTCATACATTTGCAATGACAGAGTCAGGAACGGTCTATGCGTTTGGGACAGGGGATAGAGGACAGCTTGGGGTGGAGCTTGGTGATAACTTGACGGAAAGAGCTGAACCGGCTAAAGTTGTCGGTATTGATCTTTCTTAA